The proteins below are encoded in one region of Microcoleus sp. FACHB-672:
- a CDS encoding ABC transporter ATP-binding protein, with product MATFRDILNYYRQYSRGAIFSITTSSAFEIIDLVVPYTIGQILNVLSDGEVDRITQNLIATIGKISDLPAGKPLSLGVLMGLTFLVTVVKAPVQPWAGSWFHWDIALRTRRDHSQSVLAKILTLPLEFYDENNPGRIAGRVARGLANHTWGYPEIAGQLIPKLCRLIGIFAIIWLMQWQIAVFFLLSFIFVLSFTIKNLKQLIEREQILDRYMENTESRTSEIVTNIKTVKAFATESVELNRQRQRLNREFAVVDYRIHRGYTQLSTWQTTFVQFCLFSVLGFTLVATLGGQMSLGHFVTTFTLASMAYSELSPLSQLAETFARRYASMMRFHEFMQMPDGIDAATLSKPAPPTLEGKVNPSESFYQFTGKVEFSHLTFGYDPARPVLQDVNLLIEPYQTVALVGRSGSGKSTLVKLLFRYFEPNSGRILMDGEDIRTLDVSRYRRRLAIVHQDVDIFNGTLLDNLTYGNKQATFEQVQEACRIARADEFIKTLDKGYYTTVGERGVRLSGGQKQRLGIARALLVEPDVLIFDEATSSLDYESERSIQLAMGSILGTRTTIIIAHRLSTVREADKIVVLDQGRIVEVGSHEELLRQEGIYQRLHTLQETGELLA from the coding sequence ATGGCAACATTTCGGGATATCCTTAACTACTATCGGCAGTATTCAAGAGGCGCAATTTTTAGCATCACGACCTCTAGCGCCTTTGAAATCATTGATTTGGTTGTCCCCTACACGATAGGCCAAATTCTCAACGTCCTTTCTGATGGCGAAGTAGATCGGATCACTCAAAACTTAATTGCAACCATTGGAAAAATTAGCGACTTACCGGCAGGGAAACCCCTGTCATTAGGCGTGTTGATGGGGTTAACTTTTTTGGTAACAGTGGTCAAAGCGCCGGTGCAACCTTGGGCAGGATCTTGGTTTCACTGGGATATTGCGCTGCGTACCCGCCGGGATCACTCTCAAAGTGTCCTGGCAAAAATCCTCACCCTGCCACTAGAATTTTACGACGAAAATAACCCCGGACGCATTGCCGGTCGGGTTGCCAGAGGTCTCGCCAACCACACCTGGGGGTATCCAGAAATTGCCGGCCAACTAATTCCCAAACTTTGCCGGCTGATAGGAATTTTTGCAATTATCTGGTTAATGCAGTGGCAGATCGCAGTATTTTTTCTGCTTTCCTTCATATTTGTCCTTAGCTTCACGATCAAAAATCTCAAACAACTCATTGAACGAGAGCAGATTTTAGATCGCTACATGGAAAATACCGAAAGCCGTACCTCAGAAATTGTCACCAACATCAAAACTGTTAAAGCCTTTGCCACTGAATCTGTCGAACTCAACCGGCAGCGCCAGCGTTTAAATCGCGAGTTCGCCGTTGTTGACTATCGCATCCACCGGGGTTACACCCAATTAAGCACTTGGCAAACCACCTTTGTGCAATTTTGTCTGTTTTCAGTTCTCGGCTTCACCCTCGTTGCCACACTTGGCGGACAAATGTCTCTGGGACACTTTGTTACCACCTTTACCTTAGCCAGCATGGCTTACTCAGAACTCAGTCCTCTCAGTCAACTGGCTGAAACCTTTGCGCGGCGCTATGCCTCGATGATGCGGTTTCATGAATTTATGCAGATGCCAGATGGAATTGATGCCGCTACCTTATCTAAACCGGCACCCCCAACCTTAGAAGGCAAAGTTAATCCTTCAGAATCGTTCTATCAGTTCACCGGCAAAGTAGAATTTTCCCATCTTACCTTTGGCTACGATCCCGCACGTCCCGTATTGCAGGATGTGAACCTGTTAATTGAACCTTATCAAACGGTTGCGTTAGTAGGGCGATCCGGTTCAGGTAAGTCCACCCTGGTAAAATTGCTGTTTCGGTATTTTGAACCGAATTCAGGCCGCATTTTGATGGATGGCGAGGATATTCGCACCCTTGATGTCAGCCGGTATCGGCGCAGATTAGCGATCGTTCACCAAGATGTGGATATCTTTAACGGAACTTTGCTCGATAACCTTACCTATGGCAACAAACAAGCAACGTTTGAGCAGGTGCAAGAAGCTTGCCGTATTGCCAGAGCAGATGAATTTATCAAGACCCTTGACAAAGGATATTACACAACGGTGGGTGAGCGAGGTGTTCGACTCTCAGGCGGTCAGAAACAGCGGCTGGGAATTGCACGAGCGTTGCTAGTTGAACCCGACGTGCTGATTTTTGATGAAGCGACTTCCAGCTTAGATTACGAATCAGAACGCTCGATTCAGCTGGCGATGGGTTCCATTCTCGGCACCCGCACCACAATTATTATCGCTCACCGACTTAGTACGGTAAGGGAAGCTGACAAAATTGTTGTACTCGATCAGGGGCGAATTGTGGAAGTTGGTAGCCATGAAGAGTTGCTGCGCCAAGAAGGCATTTACCAAAGACTTCACACCCTGCAAGAAACAGGGGAATTACTCGCTTAG